In Deltaproteobacteria bacterium, a genomic segment contains:
- a CDS encoding permease encodes MDVFTLILWIGTLAFLIFSWFKDRARTKRALKMALKMGVGMAPAILSIVIAIGLILTLLPPDAIAEFMSRQSVFLATLVAALFGTVTLVPAFIAFPFVGTLVGAGVSLVPAVASLTTLTMVGIVTLPLEKKTFGVKFTVARNGLSFLFALLIALAMGVVM; translated from the coding sequence GTGGATGTCTTTACCCTTATTTTATGGATTGGCACCCTGGCCTTTCTCATCTTCTCCTGGTTCAAGGATCGGGCGAGGACCAAAAGAGCGCTGAAAATGGCTCTTAAGATGGGCGTGGGCATGGCGCCTGCCATCCTGTCAATTGTCATCGCTATTGGCTTGATCCTGACCCTGCTGCCTCCCGACGCGATCGCGGAATTCATGAGCCGGCAGTCGGTCTTCCTGGCCACTTTGGTTGCCGCCCTCTTCGGAACCGTGACCCTGGTACCGGCCTTCATTGCCTTCCCCTTCGTGGGAACCCTGGTCGGCGCCGGTGTCAGCCTGGTACCCGCGGTTGCCTCCCTGACCACCTTAACCATGGTAGGCATCGTCACCTTGCCGCTGGAAAAGAAAACCTTCGGCGTTAAATTCACAGTCGCAAGAAACGGATTGAGTTTCCTTTTTGCCCTCTTGATCGCCTTGGCCATGGGGGTTGTGATGTGA
- a CDS encoding permease: MKILTFIRKNLFFVLVLAAYLILLLVKRETALESAGNSVYYLREMVMIMPVVFILTALLDAWIPKDKILRYLGREAGVKGILLSFLIGSLSAGPLYAAFPMCVMLHKKGASLRNLVIILSAWAVIKLPMLLNEAKYLGLNFMAVRWVLTVLAILLISFLTSLMGRS; encoded by the coding sequence GTGAAAATTCTGACTTTTATCCGTAAAAATCTGTTTTTTGTTCTGGTTCTGGCCGCCTATCTGATCCTCCTGCTTGTCAAACGGGAAACGGCCCTCGAGTCCGCGGGCAACAGCGTCTACTATCTGCGGGAAATGGTCATGATCATGCCGGTGGTCTTCATCCTCACCGCCCTCCTGGATGCCTGGATCCCCAAAGACAAGATCCTCCGCTATCTGGGCCGGGAAGCCGGCGTGAAGGGAATCCTGCTCTCCTTCCTTATTGGCAGCCTGTCCGCCGGTCCACTCTACGCGGCGTTTCCCATGTGTGTCATGCTCCACAAGAAAGGCGCTTCCCTGCGCAACCTGGTCATCATCCTCAGTGCCTGGGCAGTCATCAAGTTGCCCATGCTGCTGAACGAAGCAAAGTATCTGGGATTGAATTTCATGGCCGTCCGCTGGGTCTTGACCGTGCTGGCCATCCTGCTTATCTCTTTTCTCACCTCGCTCATGGGCAGAAGC